The Paludisphaera rhizosphaerae genome segment CGAGGTCGCCCGCTCGTTCGGGGCCCGGGTCTTCGACTTCGCCTGGGTCGACGACTTCGCCGCGGCCCGCAACGCGGCCCTGGCGCGGGCGACCGGCGACTACGCCTTCTGGCTCGACGCCGACGACCGGGTCGAGCCGCCCCACCGCGAGCGGCTCGAGCGGCTGTTCCGAAGCCTGCGGCCCGACGGCCCCGCCTACGTGGTCCGCTGCGCTTGTGACCCCGACCCCGACGGCGGCGGGGCGACGGTGGTCGACCACGTCCGGCTCTTCCCGATCCGCGAGGACGTCCGCTGGACCTACCGCGTCCATGAGCAGATCCTGCCGGCCCTCCGCCGCGCCGGCGTCGACGTCCGCTGGACCGACGCCGTCGTCCGCCACGTCGGCTACAACGACCCGGCCGTGCGGCGGCGCAAGCTCGACCGCGACCGCGCCATCCTCGAGTCCGAGGCGGCCGAGCGGCCCGACGACCCCTTCGTGCTGTTCAACCTGGGCCAGCTCGATCTGGAGGTCGGCGACCCCCGCGGGGCCCTGGGACATCTGCGGGCCAGCCTGGCGGGCTCGACGCCGGCCGACTCGATCACCAGCAAGCTGCACGCCCTGATCGCCCGGGCCCACCAGGTTCTGGGCGAGCCCGACGCGGCGCTGGCGGCCTGCGCCGCGGGCCTGGCCGACGAGCCCGACGACGTCGAGCTGCTCTTCCGCAAGGGCGTGCTCCACCGCCTGGGGGGAGACGCCGCGTCCGCCCGGGCCTGCTGGGAGCGGATCCTGACGGTCCGCCGCCCCGAGAAGTTCGCCAGCGTGGACGAGAGCCTCTTCGGCTGGGCGACGCACCGCAACCTGGCCGTCCTCGCCGAGGAGCGCGGCGACCTGGCCGAGGCGCGGGGCCGCTGGGAGGCCGTCCGTGTCGCCCGGCCCGGCGACCCCGAGCCGGCCCAGGCCCTCGAACGCATCGAACGCTTCCTGGCGCGGGGGGCCCCGGCGTGACGATGCTGCGTCGGCTGCTGTTCGCCTCGGTCCATGGATACGTCGACCCCTCCAGCGGGGCAGCCTGCGCCACGCGGGACGCCCTCGAGCTGCTGGCCTCGCGCGGGGTCGAGTGCCGCGTCGCCTCGACGGGGATCCTTTCCTACGACCGCGCTCGCCCGGTCGAACCGCTGCTCGAGGCTGCCGGCGTCGCGTCGGCGTCCGACCCAGGAGCCGGGGGGCCGCTGGGGATCTGGTCGTTTGACCTCGGCGGCGTCGCCGTCCGGATGGTCCGCACCCGCTCCAGCCGCCTCCAGGACGGCCTCGACGAGGCCGAGGGCCGGGCGCTGGTCCGCCTGGTCGAGCTCGAGCTGGAACGCTTCCGGCCCCAGGCCCTGCTGACCTACGGCGGGCATCCGGCGAACCTCGCCCTGATGCGGGCCGCCCGCCGCCGCGGCGTCCCCGTCGCCTTCCACCTCCACAACTTCGCCTACAACGATCGAGCCGACTTCGCCGCCGCCTCGGCCGTGGTCACGCCCTCGGAATACGCCCGCCGTCGGTACGCCCGGACGCTGGGGATCGAGTCGACGGCGATCCCCTCCACGATCGTCAACGAGCGGCTCCTGGTCTCCGACCGCGACCCTCGGAGTATCGTCTTCGCGAACCCTCAGCCGGCCAAGGGGGCGGCCGTGCTCGCTCGGATCGCCGCCGAACTGGACGTCCGCCGGCCCGACATCCCCTTGCTCGTGTTCGAGGGGAGAGGAGACCCCAAAGACCTCGAGGCGGTCGCCCCCGGCCTCGCGCAGCTGCGCAACCTGCACGCCAGGCCCGGCGTCGCCGATCCCCGGGACGTCCACCGCGAGGCCCGAATCGTCCTCATGCCGTCGCTGGTCCGCGAGACCTTCGGCCGGGTCGCCGCCGAGGCCCTGGTCAACGGGATCCCCGTGCTGGCGAGCGATCGCGGGGCCCTGCCCGAGACGCTGGGCGACGCCGGCTTCGTCTTCACGCTCCCCGCTGAATGCCGGCCCGATGGCGGCCGGCCGCCTACGGTCCGCGACGTCGCCCCCTGGGTCGCCGCGATCGAGAAGATCTGGGACGACCCCGCGTTCGAAGGTCGCCACCGGGCGCTCGCCATCCGCGAGGCCGCGCGATGGACGCCCGACGTCGTCGCCGCTCGCTGGCTGGACTTCTTCGGGGCGGTCGCCCTCGGAGGCTGATGGATTCGTGTCGGCGGCGCCCGAGTGTCGGCCGCCGTTCGGCGTGCATCCCAGGCATGCGAGGAAGCTGGTTGGGTCGATGGAACCTCGGACAGCTCGTTCGCGGAGGAACCTGAACGACGACATCCGATACATGTAATACTGTGCACCTAATGTCTTCCGTGGGTCCGCCGTAGAACCTGGCTGTGAAGAGCCACATACAGGGATTCGCCATGATCGACGAGACGCTCGACGTCGCCTCTGTGGGCCTGGTCGAAGCGCGAGCCCGGATCGAGACCGCCCGTGCGGCTCATTCCGAGGCAGGTCGTCAAATTCCGAAGCGGTCTGGGCGGCCTTTCAGCGGTTGGACCTGATCGACGCAAAGCTGAAGCGGGTCGCGGTGATTGCGGGCGTGGGCGTGACGGCATGAAGACCGGCCCGAGCCCCGCGACGCTCGAACCTCATCGTCATCCGAAGACGTCGGTACGCGCGACCATGTCGGGCAGGTGCATCGACGGCGCGAACGTCGCGTCCTGATAGAGCGCCTCGAGCTTGCTGACATCCAGGGAGGTGGGATTCGTGACGGCGATGGTACTTCCTCCACCCTCCGCCCAGACGCTTTCCCAGAGCGAGGCGAGCGTCAGGCAACCGTCCGCAATCACCGCGACCGTATCGTCCCTCAGGTCCGCCCAAATGTCCGCCACCCTGTGGCTGTTATTCACGTAGGTTTCGAGAATCGTCGTCGGAAACAGGGGAGCCGCCTCCCGGCGCCTCAATGTTGCCGTCTCGTCCGCCGCCTTCGATCCACCGGACGCGATGATCGACGCTTTCCGAGTTCCTAGCTTGGTCTTCACCGCCGCGAACAGGTCGGAGCGAAATCGGCCGATCCGTGTGGGCTCATCGGTCGAATGAACGCCGGAGTGCGAGGGATCGGACCGGTCGCCGTCGCGGCGTCGTGAGGCGTGCGGAGGCTGGCGGATGTCGTAGAAATCGTTCCACATCCTGGGGACGATCGCGTCCAAATCAGTCGAGGGTGAGAACAGCTT includes the following:
- a CDS encoding glycosyltransferase, producing the protein MLRRLLFASVHGYVDPSSGAACATRDALELLASRGVECRVASTGILSYDRARPVEPLLEAAGVASASDPGAGGPLGIWSFDLGGVAVRMVRTRSSRLQDGLDEAEGRALVRLVELELERFRPQALLTYGGHPANLALMRAARRRGVPVAFHLHNFAYNDRADFAAASAVVTPSEYARRRYARTLGIESTAIPSTIVNERLLVSDRDPRSIVFANPQPAKGAAVLARIAAELDVRRPDIPLLVFEGRGDPKDLEAVAPGLAQLRNLHARPGVADPRDVHREARIVLMPSLVRETFGRVAAEALVNGIPVLASDRGALPETLGDAGFVFTLPAECRPDGGRPPTVRDVAPWVAAIEKIWDDPAFEGRHRALAIREAARWTPDVVAARWLDFFGAVALGG